A genomic stretch from Flavobacterium humidisoli includes:
- a CDS encoding LytR/AlgR family response regulator transcription factor — protein MAFKCIIVDDEPPATRILENYIGKVNFLEKVGVFNDSLKALEFLNTQSVDVIFLDIQMPQLTGLQISKIISKDIKVIFTTAYPDFALEGFELNAVDYLLKPIAFERFYQAVSKLNSESKIEVSNTNNSTAPDFLFIKTDGKNKFQKVFLKDVLYVESLQNYVCIHTVKQQIITHSSLKNVIESLPENDFIQIHKSYVVSLQHIESTDNFSVFINGKELPIGATFKEAFFDKIEENKI, from the coding sequence ATGGCTTTTAAATGCATAATTGTCGACGACGAACCGCCTGCAACTAGAATATTGGAAAATTACATCGGGAAAGTAAATTTTTTGGAGAAAGTTGGCGTTTTTAATGATTCGTTAAAAGCATTAGAATTTCTAAACACGCAATCTGTAGATGTTATTTTTCTAGATATTCAAATGCCTCAATTAACCGGTTTACAGATTTCTAAAATTATTTCTAAAGATATAAAAGTCATTTTTACAACGGCTTATCCAGATTTTGCTCTAGAAGGATTTGAATTAAATGCGGTCGATTATTTATTAAAACCAATTGCATTCGAACGTTTTTATCAAGCCGTTTCTAAACTCAATTCTGAATCCAAAATAGAAGTTTCGAACACTAATAATAGCACTGCACCAGATTTTTTATTTATAAAAACCGATGGTAAAAATAAATTTCAGAAAGTTTTTTTGAAGGACGTTTTATATGTAGAAAGTCTGCAAAATTATGTTTGCATTCATACTGTAAAACAGCAGATTATTACACATTCATCTTTAAAAAATGTAATTGAATCACTTCCAGAAAATGATTTTATTCAAATACATAAATCGTATGTGGTTTCATTGCAACATATAGAATCGACAGATAATTTTTCTGTTTTTATAAATGGAAAAGAATTGCCAATTGGCGCAACTTTTAAAGAAGCTTTTTTTGATAAGATTGAGGAGAATAAGATTTAA
- a CDS encoding uroporphyrinogen decarboxylase gives MAEYIGYLASVFIVGGFLLKNLRAIRFINMFGCICFVIYGIFLNDYRDFNQWLWPVIIPNAILAFVQIYYLTAKNDKS, from the coding sequence ATGGCAGAATATATTGGTTATCTCGCGTCTGTATTTATCGTTGGAGGTTTTTTGCTAAAAAACCTCAGAGCAATCCGATTCATTAATATGTTTGGCTGTATCTGTTTTGTCATTTACGGCATTTTTTTAAACGACTATAGAGATTTTAATCAATGGCTTTGGCCTGTAATTATTCCTAACGCGATTTTAGCTTTTGTACAGATTTATTATTTGACCGCCAAAAACGATAAATCTTAA
- a CDS encoding alpha/beta fold hydrolase yields MILRLYSRLAIVLFLVTSCASKKAKFDDYVFKTKAEETKYQTAYDKALKLWNIPYTEEDVKTSFGTAHIVIAGPKNGKSLVLLHGMDASSTMWYPNIKVLSKNHRIYAIDFIMEPNKSNLTAKPLSSDDIVVFYNEIFDHYKLKKLDLIGASRGGWIATLLATQKPNSIDKIVLLSPAQTFKFLDKPRKTTSALMLKLFPSEKKFSKTLNTFSTHPENISRIYKRQFYLANKYAKSNSSMLKMLPFSDKELESIQNPVLVLIGDKDVINSEESLERAQKHLSKSETKIIKDAGHFLTIDQPKIVNDAIINFLD; encoded by the coding sequence ATGATATTAAGACTATATTCCCGCTTAGCAATTGTACTTTTTTTAGTGACAAGTTGTGCTTCAAAAAAAGCAAAATTTGACGATTACGTTTTTAAAACAAAAGCCGAAGAGACAAAATACCAAACTGCTTACGACAAAGCTTTAAAACTTTGGAATATTCCATATACTGAAGAAGACGTAAAAACAAGTTTTGGAACCGCACATATTGTAATTGCAGGGCCAAAAAACGGGAAAAGCCTAGTGTTACTTCACGGAATGGATGCCAGCTCTACCATGTGGTATCCGAACATTAAAGTTCTGTCCAAAAATCATCGCATTTACGCCATCGATTTTATCATGGAACCCAACAAATCCAATTTAACTGCAAAACCGCTTTCATCTGATGATATTGTAGTTTTTTATAATGAAATTTTCGACCATTATAAATTAAAGAAATTGGATCTAATCGGTGCTTCACGAGGCGGTTGGATTGCTACATTGTTAGCTACTCAAAAACCAAATTCGATCGACAAAATTGTTTTATTAAGTCCTGCGCAAACTTTTAAATTTCTTGATAAACCGAGAAAAACGACTTCTGCATTAATGCTGAAACTTTTTCCGAGCGAAAAGAAATTCAGTAAAACATTAAACACCTTTTCAACTCATCCTGAAAACATAAGCCGTATTTACAAGAGACAATTTTATTTAGCCAACAAATACGCAAAATCCAATTCCAGCATGTTAAAAATGCTCCCGTTTTCAGACAAAGAATTAGAATCTATTCAAAATCCTGTTTTGGTTTTAATTGGGGATAAAGACGTAATTAATTCAGAAGAAAGCCTAGAAAGGGCGCAGAAACATTTATCAAAAAGTGAAACTAAAATCATCAAAGATGCAGGGCATTTTCTAACTATTGATCAGCCCAAGATTGTAAATGACGCTATTATTAATTTTTTAGATTAG
- a CDS encoding aminotransferase class I/II-fold pyridoxal phosphate-dependent enzyme yields the protein MIVEKFPDRIIEIDQKQYLYFGGTAYLGLPTNTAFRDLVIQNILNWGTTYGSSRTANIQLTAYNAGESFLASHIGSESSVTVSSGMLAGKLVLEKLKKQTDYFYHLNEIHSAIQMENSFPVFVNEKLNERLLDSKSEKITILTDGVPSFQTKPVDLSFLKQISNQKEITLVVDESHSLGIIGKNGTGIYSLIDFPIKRKILVSSLGKAFGLTGGVIASDSEFIKEIKEIETFTSAAGMNPAFVQTLFDASEIYKIQHQKLKDNLSYIDSILIKNKNVKFDADYPLIYLLPKELISKLKNENIIIASFKYTKEAEPLNRIVVTANHTKEDLDKLVGVLNEFNSQF from the coding sequence ATGATAGTTGAAAAATTTCCAGATCGAATCATTGAAATTGACCAAAAACAATATCTGTATTTTGGCGGAACTGCTTATTTGGGACTTCCAACAAATACAGCATTTCGGGATTTAGTCATACAGAATATTTTAAATTGGGGAACCACTTACGGAAGCTCTAGAACTGCTAATATTCAATTGACAGCTTACAATGCAGGCGAAAGCTTTCTAGCGTCTCATATTGGCTCAGAAAGTTCCGTTACTGTTTCTTCTGGTATGCTTGCTGGAAAACTGGTTCTAGAAAAATTGAAAAAGCAAACCGATTATTTTTATCATTTAAACGAAATTCATTCGGCTATTCAAATGGAGAATAGTTTTCCTGTTTTTGTAAATGAAAAGTTGAATGAACGTTTATTAGATTCTAAATCAGAAAAAATAACCATTTTGACCGATGGCGTTCCTTCATTCCAAACCAAACCTGTTGATTTATCTTTCTTAAAACAGATTTCAAATCAGAAAGAAATTACATTGGTTGTTGATGAATCTCATTCGTTGGGAATTATTGGCAAAAATGGTACTGGAATCTATTCCTTAATTGACTTTCCAATTAAAAGAAAAATCCTGGTTTCGTCTCTAGGAAAAGCTTTCGGATTAACAGGCGGAGTCATTGCTTCAGATTCTGAATTCATTAAAGAAATAAAAGAAATTGAAACCTTTACAAGCGCCGCAGGAATGAATCCTGCTTTTGTACAAACACTTTTTGATGCTTCTGAAATTTATAAAATACAGCATCAAAAACTTAAAGATAATTTGAGTTATATCGATTCAATTTTAATTAAAAATAAGAACGTTAAGTTTGATGCAGATTATCCTTTGATTTATTTATTACCAAAAGAATTAATTAGCAAACTAAAAAACGAAAATATAATTATTGCCAGTTTTAAATACACCAAAGAAGCTGAACCGCTTAATCGCATTGTAGTAACTGCAAATCATACAAAAGAAGATTTAGATAAATTGGTTGGCGTTTTAAATGAATTTAATTCTCAATTTTAA
- a CDS encoding DUF5694 domain-containing protein, which produces MQKIILLLALITFNITSSQTKKKQILLVGTFHYANPGLDVAKIKTFNVMSEKSQKELEIMSDKIKKFGPNKIFVEWKFSKQVELDKYYNKNTDSLLKKDVNEITQLALRTAKKLNHKKMYGIDYRTRFPYDSLMMSMEKANQKDLMKKNTESTERFVKDNNERMAKSSLTDLMLYYNEKASNEDNIQWYLEVANRTGNPDDFTGASLVSNWYKRNLYMYSLVQKLTESSDNKIMVLLGAGHAAMLREFLAHDPEFEIVELSTVLK; this is translated from the coding sequence ATGCAAAAAATCATTCTATTATTAGCTCTTATTACATTTAACATCACTTCTTCTCAAACTAAGAAAAAACAGATATTATTGGTTGGTACTTTTCATTACGCCAATCCTGGACTTGATGTTGCCAAAATAAAAACCTTTAATGTAATGTCTGAGAAAAGCCAAAAAGAGCTCGAAATTATGAGTGACAAAATCAAGAAATTTGGTCCAAACAAAATATTTGTAGAATGGAAATTTAGCAAACAAGTTGAGTTAGACAAGTACTACAATAAAAACACCGACAGTTTACTTAAAAAAGATGTAAATGAAATTACTCAATTAGCATTACGCACTGCTAAAAAACTGAATCACAAAAAGATGTATGGAATTGATTATCGTACCCGTTTCCCTTATGATAGCTTGATGATGTCAATGGAAAAAGCAAATCAGAAGGATTTAATGAAAAAAAATACGGAGTCGACAGAAAGGTTTGTAAAAGATAATAACGAAAGAATGGCTAAAAGCTCTTTAACAGATCTTATGCTTTACTACAATGAAAAAGCGTCTAATGAAGATAACATTCAATGGTATTTAGAAGTAGCAAACAGAACTGGAAACCCAGATGACTTTACTGGTGCTTCTTTAGTTTCAAATTGGTACAAAAGAAATTTATACATGTATTCTTTAGTTCAAAAATTAACCGAAAGCTCAGATAATAAAATCATGGTTTTACTTGGAGCCGGACACGCTGCAATGCTAAGAGAATTTCTAGCACATGATCCAGAATTTGAAATCGTAGAATTATCAACTGTCTTGAAATAA
- a CDS encoding dipeptide epimerase, whose amino-acid sequence MKLILREYNLKLKHTFTISRESIDFQPSLIVELQSDDFSGFGEATSNPYYHITVPMMIADLEKIRSIIENTENETPEMFWSKIHPYLKDDMFALCALDLAYNDLYARKKGKKLYELWNYTTEKNPMTDYTIGIASIDKMVSKMQELPWPIYKIKLGTQEDIEIVKELRKHTNAIFRIDANCGWGVEETIHNSVELKKLGVEFLEQPMKADNWEGHKEVFKHSALPVIADESCIIEEDVAKCFNHFHGVNVKLVKCGGLTPGKRMIEEAKKLGLRTMVGCMTESTVGISAIAHLLPQLDYVDMDGALLLAEDIATGVTIKDGVVSYSDLNGTGVTLL is encoded by the coding sequence ATGAAACTAATTTTAAGAGAATACAATCTCAAACTAAAACACACTTTCACTATTTCGAGAGAATCTATTGATTTTCAGCCTTCGCTAATTGTTGAATTACAAAGCGATGATTTTTCTGGTTTTGGAGAAGCTACTTCAAATCCATATTATCATATTACGGTTCCAATGATGATCGCTGATTTGGAGAAAATCAGATCGATTATTGAAAACACAGAGAATGAAACTCCAGAAATGTTTTGGTCAAAAATTCATCCGTATTTAAAAGACGACATGTTTGCTTTATGCGCTTTAGATTTAGCTTATAATGATTTATATGCTCGCAAAAAAGGCAAGAAATTATATGAATTATGGAACTACACAACCGAAAAAAACCCGATGACAGATTATACGATCGGAATTGCTTCTATCGACAAAATGGTTTCTAAAATGCAGGAACTTCCTTGGCCTATTTATAAAATTAAACTGGGAACTCAAGAAGACATTGAAATTGTAAAAGAACTAAGAAAGCATACCAATGCCATTTTTAGAATTGATGCCAATTGTGGATGGGGAGTTGAAGAAACAATCCATAATTCAGTTGAACTAAAAAAATTAGGTGTTGAATTTTTAGAACAACCCATGAAAGCTGACAATTGGGAAGGTCATAAAGAAGTTTTTAAACATTCTGCCCTTCCTGTCATTGCAGACGAAAGCTGTATTATTGAAGAAGATGTGGCAAAGTGCTTCAATCATTTTCATGGCGTGAACGTTAAATTGGTAAAATGCGGCGGTTTAACTCCCGGAAAACGCATGATTGAAGAAGCTAAAAAATTAGGCTTAAGAACAATGGTGGGCTGTATGACCGAATCTACTGTTGGAATTTCTGCTATTGCACATTTACTTCCTCAATTGGATTATGTGGATATGGATGGCGCACTTCTTTTAGCAGAAGATATTGCAACTGGTGTAACCATTAAAGATGGAGTTGTAAGTTATTCTGATCTTAACGGAACAGGAGTTACATTGCTGTAA
- a CDS encoding alpha/beta hydrolase, with translation MKRIFLAVLLLFTLIGKAQSTASKNVSTFTIEASQLHTSKKIWIYLPENYSKDIQKKYSVIYMPDAQNLFDAKTSYAGEWNVDEKLDSLKAPVIVVGIEHGNEKRIDELTPFKNEKYGGGNADNYLDFIVNTLKPYIDKNYRTKTKPKNTILFGSSLGGLVAYYGTLKYPQVFGKAGVFSPSFWFSPEIYTFTEKQLKIKTKIYFLCGDKESDDMVKDLTKMKRLLDTKRCYCFHLDKTKIVKGGEHNEKLWRDHFSEVILWLGY, from the coding sequence ATGAAGAGGATTTTCTTGGCTGTTTTACTTCTATTTACTCTTATTGGCAAAGCACAAAGTACCGCTTCAAAGAATGTATCAACTTTTACCATTGAAGCTTCACAACTCCATACTTCAAAAAAAATATGGATTTATCTTCCTGAAAACTATTCAAAAGACATCCAGAAAAAATACAGCGTTATCTACATGCCTGATGCGCAAAATTTATTTGATGCTAAAACTTCTTATGCTGGAGAATGGAATGTAGACGAAAAACTTGACAGCTTAAAAGCTCCTGTAATTGTGGTAGGAATTGAACATGGAAATGAAAAACGCATTGATGAACTCACTCCTTTTAAAAACGAAAAATACGGTGGCGGAAATGCCGATAATTATCTGGACTTTATTGTAAATACGCTCAAACCTTATATCGATAAAAATTACAGAACCAAAACAAAACCAAAAAACACCATTCTTTTCGGAAGCTCATTAGGCGGGTTGGTTGCTTATTATGGAACTTTAAAATATCCACAAGTTTTTGGAAAAGCAGGTGTTTTTTCGCCATCATTCTGGTTTTCTCCTGAGATTTATACTTTTACAGAAAAACAGCTCAAAATCAAAACTAAAATCTATTTTCTTTGTGGCGATAAAGAAAGTGATGATATGGTAAAAGATTTAACCAAAATGAAACGTTTACTAGATACAAAACGCTGCTATTGCTTTCATCTTGATAAAACTAAAATTGTAAAAGGTGGAGAGCACAATGAAAAACTTTGGAGAGATCATTTTTCAGAAGTAATACTATGGCTGGGCTATTAA
- the uvrB gene encoding excinuclease ABC subunit UvrB, whose protein sequence is MKFQVSSEYSPKGDQPQAIQKLAQGVVDGDKYQTLLGVTGSGKTFTVANVIQEVQRPTLVLAHNKTLAAQLYSEFKQFFPNNAVEYFVSYYDYYQPEAFMPVTGVFIEKDLSINEELEKMRLSTTSSLLSGRRDVLVVASVSCLYGIGNPVEFQKNVIEIKRDQVISRTKLLHSLVQSLYARTEADFNPGTFRIKGDTVEVYPSYADDAYRIHFFGDEIEEIEAFDAKTSQVIEKFQRLTIYPANMFVTSPEVLQGAIWQIQQDLVKQVDYFKEIGKHLEAKRLEERTNFDLEMIRELGYCSGIENYSRYLDGREAGTRPFCLLDYFPSDYLMVVDESHVTVSQVHAMYGGDRSRKENLVEYGFRLPAAMDNRPLKFEEFEALQNQVIYVSATPADYELQKSDGIYVEQIIRPTGLLDPEIEVRPSLNQIDDLIEEIQIRCELDERVLVTTLTKRMAEELAKYLTKVSIRCRYIHSEVDTLERIEIMQDLRKGIFDVLIGVNLLREGLDLPEVSLVAILDADKEGFLRNHRSLTQTIGRAARNLNGKAIMYADKITASMQRTIDETNYRRTKQINYNVENNITPQALNKKIESAFTKNPLVEYELGHPIPVAAEPETAYLSKAELEKMIREKRKTMEKAAKELDFLQAAKLRDEIKKLQEQLP, encoded by the coding sequence ATGAAATTTCAAGTTTCTTCAGAATATAGTCCAAAAGGAGATCAGCCACAAGCCATACAAAAATTGGCACAAGGTGTGGTTGACGGAGATAAATACCAAACATTATTAGGAGTTACCGGTTCCGGAAAAACGTTTACTGTTGCCAATGTTATTCAGGAAGTGCAAAGACCCACTTTAGTTTTGGCTCACAACAAAACTTTAGCAGCGCAGTTGTATTCGGAGTTCAAACAGTTTTTTCCAAACAACGCGGTGGAGTACTTCGTTTCTTACTACGACTATTATCAGCCAGAAGCTTTCATGCCCGTAACTGGGGTTTTCATTGAAAAAGATTTATCTATCAATGAAGAATTGGAGAAAATGCGTTTAAGCACCACTTCTTCCCTACTTTCAGGAAGACGTGACGTTTTGGTTGTAGCTTCTGTTTCTTGTTTATATGGTATCGGAAACCCTGTCGAATTTCAGAAAAACGTAATTGAAATTAAAAGAGATCAGGTTATTTCGAGAACAAAATTATTGCATAGTTTAGTTCAGAGTTTATATGCCAGAACTGAAGCCGATTTTAATCCTGGAACTTTCAGAATTAAAGGAGATACGGTCGAAGTTTATCCAAGTTATGCAGATGATGCGTATAGAATTCATTTTTTTGGAGATGAAATTGAAGAAATCGAGGCATTTGATGCCAAAACTTCTCAGGTAATTGAAAAATTTCAGCGCTTAACTATTTATCCTGCCAATATGTTTGTGACTTCTCCAGAAGTTTTACAAGGCGCGATTTGGCAGATTCAGCAGGATTTGGTGAAACAAGTCGATTATTTTAAAGAAATTGGAAAACATCTTGAAGCGAAACGTTTGGAAGAAAGAACCAATTTCGATTTAGAGATGATCCGCGAGTTAGGATATTGTTCTGGAATTGAAAATTACTCAAGATATCTTGACGGACGTGAAGCTGGAACAAGACCGTTCTGCTTGTTAGATTATTTCCCAAGTGATTATTTAATGGTTGTTGATGAGAGTCACGTGACCGTTTCGCAAGTTCACGCCATGTACGGAGGTGACCGAAGCCGAAAAGAAAACTTGGTTGAATATGGTTTCCGTCTTCCTGCAGCAATGGACAACCGACCTTTGAAATTTGAAGAATTTGAAGCGTTGCAAAATCAGGTTATTTATGTTTCTGCAACTCCTGCAGATTACGAATTGCAGAAATCGGATGGTATTTATGTCGAGCAGATTATTCGCCCGACTGGATTACTAGACCCCGAAATTGAAGTTCGTCCAAGCTTAAATCAGATTGATGACTTGATTGAAGAAATTCAGATTCGCTGCGAATTAGACGAAAGAGTTCTCGTTACGACTTTAACCAAAAGAATGGCCGAAGAATTGGCCAAATACTTAACAAAAGTAAGCATTCGATGCCGTTACATACATTCTGAAGTTGATACCTTAGAACGTATCGAAATCATGCAAGACTTGCGAAAAGGTATTTTTGATGTTCTTATTGGAGTAAACTTACTTCGTGAAGGTTTAGATTTACCCGAAGTTTCGCTTGTTGCTATTTTAGATGCCGACAAAGAAGGTTTCTTACGTAATCATAGATCTTTGACGCAAACTATTGGTCGTGCGGCGAGAAACTTAAATGGTAAAGCAATTATGTATGCTGATAAAATTACAGCTAGTATGCAGCGAACAATTGACGAAACCAATTACAGAAGAACCAAACAGATTAATTACAACGTAGAAAATAATATAACTCCTCAAGCTCTAAACAAGAAAATTGAAAGCGCATTCACCAAAAATCCATTGGTAGAATACGAATTAGGTCATCCAATTCCTGTTGCTGCTGAGCCAGAAACCGCCTATTTATCTAAAGCTGAATTAGAAAAAATGATTCGCGAAAAACGTAAAACGATGGAAAAAGCAGCCAAAGAACTAGACTTTTTACAAGCCGCTAAGCTTCGTGACGAAATTAAAAAACTACAGGAACAGCTTCCTTAA
- a CDS encoding DUF1456 family protein, whose product MTNNDILKKLRVALMLRDDQIIEILELVDFRISKSELGAFFRAEDHPNYMECGDQVLRNFLNGLVIHLRGTKENPKNPNDVLAKHKAEIPKKETSKERPEFKAAPKDSEKYRGDQSSSKSGSSAGKPKKKAFPKGNGKPVVVEKVVFKNGKNKK is encoded by the coding sequence ATGACAAATAACGATATACTTAAAAAACTTCGCGTGGCTTTGATGCTCCGTGATGACCAAATAATTGAAATTTTAGAATTAGTAGATTTTAGAATTTCAAAATCAGAATTGGGCGCTTTTTTTAGAGCAGAAGATCATCCGAACTATATGGAATGTGGCGATCAGGTTTTAAGAAACTTCTTAAACGGATTGGTTATCCATTTAAGAGGAACTAAAGAAAATCCTAAAAACCCTAATGATGTATTAGCAAAACATAAAGCTGAAATTCCGAAGAAAGAAACGTCTAAAGAAAGACCAGAATTTAAAGCAGCTCCAAAAGATTCAGAAAAATACAGAGGAGATCAAAGTTCTTCAAAGTCAGGTTCATCAGCTGGAAAACCTAAAAAGAAAGCATTCCCAAAAGGAAATGGAAAACCAGTTGTGGTAGAAAAAGTAGTTTTCAAAAACGGGAAAAATAAGAAATAA
- a CDS encoding TerB family tellurite resistance protein: protein MNTEAEKRSLLLEKITLATVDGQLHKRELDFLRLVAFELNINEDEFQDLFHQEAKSLPIPSEMQRIHQFYRLALLMHCDGVLHEREFQTIQQIALQMGLNLSAVKRVLEMMKKAPNTVINPIVLMEIFQEQHN from the coding sequence ATGAATACAGAAGCAGAAAAAAGAAGTTTACTTTTAGAAAAGATTACGTTAGCCACTGTAGACGGACAATTGCATAAACGTGAGCTGGATTTTTTAAGACTTGTGGCTTTCGAATTGAATATTAATGAAGATGAATTTCAGGATTTATTTCATCAAGAAGCAAAGTCACTTCCGATACCATCTGAAATGCAGCGTATCCATCAGTTTTACAGATTGGCTTTGTTAATGCATTGTGATGGTGTTTTGCATGAAAGAGAATTTCAGACTATCCAGCAAATCGCTTTACAGATGGGACTAAATCTTTCTGCAGTAAAACGTGTTTTGGAAATGATGAAAAAAGCACCAAATACGGTAATTAATCCGATTGTGTTAATGGAAATTTTTCAGGAACAGCACAATTAA
- a CDS encoding DUF5694 domain-containing protein, with translation MQKIILLLALITFNIASSQTKKKQILLVGTFHYANPGLDVAKLNSFNIMSEKSQKELEIMSDKIKKFGPDKIFVEWEFNKQADLDKLYNKNTDSLFKTNKNEITQLALRTAKKLNHKKLYGMNLYTSFPYDSLLMSMEKANQQDLLKRNNEWKKRNEKDHNERITKSSLQELMLHYNKKETENKNIQWYLDVANRAGNPDDFTGASLVSNWYKRNLYMYSLIQKLTESTDNKIMVLVGAGHAAIIREFITHDPEFEIIDLATVLK, from the coding sequence ATGCAAAAAATCATTCTATTATTAGCTCTTATTACATTTAACATCGCTTCTTCTCAAACTAAGAAAAAACAGATATTATTGGTTGGTACTTTTCATTACGCCAATCCTGGTCTTGATGTTGCTAAACTAAACAGCTTCAATATCATGTCTGAGAAGAGCCAAAAGGAACTCGAAATAATGAGTGACAAAATCAAAAAATTTGGTCCAGATAAAATATTTGTCGAATGGGAATTTAACAAACAAGCTGATTTGGATAAGTTGTACAATAAAAATACCGACAGTCTTTTTAAAACTAACAAAAACGAAATAACACAACTAGCACTTCGCACAGCTAAAAAGCTGAATCATAAAAAATTATATGGAATGAATCTCTATACTTCTTTTCCATATGACAGTTTACTGATGTCAATGGAAAAAGCAAACCAACAGGATTTATTGAAAAGAAATAATGAGTGGAAAAAAAGAAATGAAAAAGATCATAATGAAAGAATAACAAAAAGCTCATTACAAGAACTCATGCTACATTACAATAAAAAAGAAACCGAAAATAAAAACATCCAATGGTATTTGGATGTAGCAAATAGAGCTGGAAATCCAGATGATTTTACAGGAGCGTCTTTAGTTTCAAATTGGTACAAAAGAAATTTATATATGTATTCTTTAATTCAGAAACTCACTGAAAGCACAGATAACAAAATAATGGTTTTAGTCGGCGCAGGTCATGCTGCTATAATTAGAGAATTTATAACACATGATCCAGAATTTGAAATTATAGATTTGGCGACGGTATTGAAATAA
- a CDS encoding sensor histidine kinase, with amino-acid sequence MKSRIPFYYHIVFFVLLFLTYIFWDIGLNDQKIEIVIKAICYGITPTHLLAIFCIYILNFYCFCEWFLNKKKLLFYILTIPVSLLLFAAVRYFLQEVVMFNITGMHNYYEEAREISYYIKDNFFFGLPAVILSALTFSFWQFQTAQHQNQELLLENKKAEFQMLKAQVSPHFLFNTLNSFYSQLILKDDKMADDVLVLSDLLRYVITETDKDEAILSKEIQFIQNYIHLQKKRFEDQLFLDFSVEGNYSNEKIISSALVHFVENVFKHGKFNNEDEKAIISIRIKDDFLEISTFNYFIEGENYSSTGIGFDNLTKRLEYTYKGQFILEKTEENNTFKTYLKIPLKK; translated from the coding sequence ATGAAATCAAGAATCCCTTTTTATTACCATATTGTCTTTTTCGTTTTGTTATTTCTAACGTACATTTTCTGGGATATTGGACTTAATGATCAAAAAATAGAAATTGTAATCAAAGCAATATGTTATGGAATTACGCCAACTCATTTGTTAGCAATATTTTGTATTTACATTCTCAATTTTTACTGCTTCTGTGAATGGTTTTTAAACAAAAAGAAATTACTTTTTTATATTCTGACAATTCCAGTTTCGTTATTGCTTTTTGCAGCTGTTCGTTATTTTTTGCAAGAAGTTGTTATGTTTAATATTACCGGAATGCACAATTATTATGAAGAAGCTAGAGAAATAAGTTATTACATAAAAGATAATTTTTTCTTCGGATTGCCGGCTGTCATTTTAAGTGCATTGACTTTTTCGTTTTGGCAGTTCCAGACTGCACAACATCAAAATCAGGAATTGCTTTTGGAAAATAAAAAAGCCGAATTCCAGATGCTAAAAGCACAGGTTAGTCCGCATTTTTTATTTAATACTTTGAATTCTTTTTACAGTCAATTGATTTTAAAAGATGATAAAATGGCTGATGATGTTTTAGTACTTTCTGATTTACTTCGATATGTAATTACCGAAACAGACAAAGATGAAGCGATACTTTCAAAAGAGATTCAATTCATTCAAAACTATATTCATTTGCAAAAGAAAAGATTTGAAGATCAGCTGTTTTTGGATTTTTCTGTTGAAGGGAATTATTCAAACGAAAAAATCATTTCGTCGGCGTTGGTTCACTTTGTTGAGAATGTTTTCAAGCATGGAAAATTTAATAATGAAGATGAAAAAGCCATTATTTCAATTCGAATAAAGGACGATTTTCTAGAAATTTCAACTTTCAATTATTTTATTGAAGGAGAAAATTATTCTTCAACTGGAATTGGTTTTGATAACTTGACAAAAAGGCTAGAATACACGTATAAAGGCCAATTTATTCTTGAAAAAACAGAAGAAAATAATACCTTTAAAACTTACTTAAAAATACCGCTAAAGAAATAA